In Geopsychrobacter electrodiphilus DSM 16401, a single window of DNA contains:
- a CDS encoding phosphoribosyltransferase family protein, with the protein MNPAAQTLLQRIRRDGQVTGEIIKVDQFLNHMVDPQLIDLLAADIATRFIGQKIDKVITAETSGIILAQPVAGMLGVPYVFAKKKQPLTMVDCYFADSFSFTKQETTRLHVSKDVLSAGERILFIDDFFAKGATLLAIEDILTQANAILIGTAVIINKSARRDIESILTLADLRTN; encoded by the coding sequence ATGAATCCTGCCGCACAGACACTGCTTCAACGGATCAGGCGCGACGGCCAGGTCACGGGTGAAATCATCAAGGTCGATCAGTTTTTGAACCACATGGTCGACCCACAACTGATCGACCTGCTCGCCGCGGATATCGCGACCCGCTTTATCGGTCAAAAGATCGACAAGGTCATTACCGCCGAAACCAGCGGCATCATCCTCGCCCAGCCGGTCGCCGGTATGCTCGGCGTCCCCTACGTCTTCGCCAAAAAAAAGCAGCCCCTGACCATGGTTGACTGCTACTTTGCCGACAGTTTCAGCTTCACCAAACAAGAAACCACCCGCCTCCACGTATCAAAAGACGTCTTAAGCGCTGGTGAACGAATTTTGTTTATCGACGACTTCTTCGCCAAGGGCGCCACCCTCCTGGCCATCGAAGACATTCTTACCCAGGCCAATGCCATACTCATCGGCACCGCCGTCATCATCAACAAATCCGCAAGACGCGACATTGAATCCATTCTGACGCTGGCTGATCTGCGAACCAACTAA
- a CDS encoding Mur ligase domain-containing protein, whose protein sequence is MDSAQETPSPRSIAALIGALQPLKVIGSSCLTVQGIQHDSRVVQPGEVFVAISGLHTDGARHIDQALARGAVAVISDQPLSLSVPCLQVDQPRLALVQAAAWFNNYPSRKLKLAGVTGTNGKTTTCYLIKAILDRARAIAAVLWMAPPVMSS, encoded by the coding sequence ATGGATAGCGCACAAGAAACCCCGTCTCCTCGATCAATTGCCGCGCTGATCGGCGCCTTGCAGCCCCTGAAGGTCATTGGATCTTCCTGCCTGACGGTGCAGGGCATTCAGCATGATTCCCGGGTGGTACAGCCGGGCGAGGTCTTTGTCGCCATCTCGGGTTTGCACACCGATGGCGCCAGACATATCGATCAGGCGCTTGCCCGGGGGGCCGTCGCGGTCATCAGCGATCAGCCGCTCAGCCTGAGTGTCCCCTGTCTTCAAGTGGACCAGCCGCGCCTGGCCCTGGTTCAGGCGGCCGCCTGGTTCAACAACTACCCGAGCCGGAAATTGAAACTGGCCGGGGTAACCGGGACCAATGGCAAGACCACGACCTGCTACCTGATTAAAGCCATTCTCGACCGGGCCAGGGCGATAGCGGCGGTGCTGTGGATGGCACCCCCGGTGATGTCGTCCTGA
- a CDS encoding BMP family ABC transporter substrate-binding protein has translation MKKLLTLLAILTLLMAGCTNDQKPTEPAATPAATPATTPATTPASGKLVKAGFIYVGPVGDAGWTWAHDQGRIAMEKAPYVEPSTFLESVPEGAEATRVINGLVKKGHNLIFTTSFGFMDATLDVAAKNKDVVFMHCSGYKTAENVGTYFGRMYEPRYLSGLIAGKMTRTNTIGYVAAFPIPEVIRGINAFTLGVRSVNPKATVKVVWTQTWFDPGVERDAADSLLDVGADVLAMHQDAPATLQAAEARGAYVIGYNSDNRKFAPNAFLTAPVWNWAAVYTKTAAEVHNGTWKSEKIWWGMKEDLVRLAPLSDKVPADVKALVAEKQKAIIAGTLIPFSGPLKDQTGKEVIAAGVHMDDGALLGMNWFVEGVQGTIPK, from the coding sequence ATGAAAAAACTTCTCACCCTGTTAGCGATCCTGACCCTCTTGATGGCCGGCTGTACTAACGATCAGAAGCCGACTGAACCGGCGGCAACACCGGCGGCAACACCCGCAACAACACCCGCAACAACACCTGCAAGCGGAAAACTGGTCAAAGCCGGCTTTATCTATGTTGGCCCGGTCGGTGACGCAGGCTGGACATGGGCCCACGATCAGGGCCGGATCGCCATGGAAAAAGCACCATATGTTGAACCTTCCACTTTTCTTGAGTCGGTGCCCGAAGGCGCCGAAGCGACGCGGGTCATCAACGGCCTGGTAAAAAAGGGTCATAACCTGATCTTCACCACCAGCTTCGGCTTTATGGATGCAACCCTGGATGTGGCTGCCAAGAATAAAGATGTCGTTTTTATGCACTGCTCGGGCTACAAGACGGCGGAAAACGTCGGCACCTACTTCGGTCGGATGTACGAACCACGCTATCTGTCCGGTCTGATTGCCGGCAAAATGACCAGGACCAACACCATCGGTTACGTGGCCGCCTTCCCGATCCCGGAAGTGATCCGCGGTATCAACGCGTTTACCCTTGGGGTCCGCAGCGTTAACCCCAAGGCAACGGTTAAAGTGGTCTGGACCCAGACCTGGTTTGATCCAGGCGTCGAGCGCGACGCAGCCGACAGCCTGCTGGATGTTGGTGCCGATGTGCTGGCCATGCATCAGGACGCACCCGCCACCCTGCAGGCAGCCGAAGCCCGAGGCGCTTACGTCATCGGTTACAACAGCGATAATCGTAAATTTGCCCCCAATGCTTTTTTAACCGCACCCGTCTGGAACTGGGCCGCCGTCTACACCAAGACCGCCGCAGAAGTCCATAACGGCACCTGGAAGAGCGAAAAGATCTGGTGGGGGATGAAAGAAGATCTGGTCCGGCTCGCGCCACTGAGCGACAAGGTCCCGGCTGATGTCAAGGCGCTGGTCGCCGAAAAGCAGAAAGCGATCATTGCCGGAACCCTCATCCCCTTTAGCGGGCCGCTCAAGGATCAGACCGGCAAAGAAGTCATTGCCGCCGGAGTCCACATGGACGATGGCGCGCTCCTCGGCATGAACTGGTTTGTCGAGGGGGTTCAGGGCACAATCCCTAAATAA
- the odhB gene encoding 2-oxoglutarate dehydrogenase complex dihydrolipoyllysine-residue succinyltransferase yields the protein MEIKVPEIGESIVEAIVGQWQKKNGDQVAIDDLLVELETDKINIEILAESAGTLEILVTEGDTVAIGAPLGRINEGAAAMPQEKVVAKVAKPSVVSSPVATAKGSPPADARPINPAVPKIAAEKGLDPDQIVGSGRDGRLLVDDLKITPQPERPSPLPQTAPDPRPVATVVPAPITKSATKTKDDPRSRRVAMSPIRKKIAEHLLAARQQTAMLTTFNEVNMKRLLDLRTTHKESFTKKHGVKLGLMSFFVKASIEALKEFEAVNGRIDGNDIVYQDFYDIGIAVGGKRGLVVPILRDANNMSFAEIETQIRDFGERAGTGKLALEEIQGGTFTISNGGVYGSLLSTPILNPPQSAVLGMHATQDRPVVINGEIVIRPMMNLALSYDHRIIDGREAVSFLKRIKALLEDPEEMLLEM from the coding sequence ATGGAGATCAAGGTACCTGAGATTGGAGAATCGATCGTCGAGGCGATCGTCGGTCAGTGGCAGAAAAAGAACGGCGATCAGGTCGCCATCGACGATCTGCTGGTCGAACTGGAAACGGACAAAATCAATATTGAAATTCTGGCTGAAAGTGCTGGTACCCTTGAAATTCTCGTCACCGAGGGGGATACCGTGGCCATCGGAGCGCCCCTCGGACGGATCAACGAGGGCGCTGCAGCCATGCCGCAAGAAAAAGTCGTCGCGAAGGTTGCAAAACCCTCGGTCGTAAGCTCGCCGGTCGCCACGGCCAAGGGTTCGCCACCAGCCGACGCCAGGCCCATAAACCCTGCTGTCCCCAAGATTGCCGCCGAAAAAGGGCTCGACCCGGATCAGATCGTCGGTAGTGGGCGTGATGGTCGCCTACTGGTTGACGATCTAAAAATCACCCCGCAGCCTGAGCGGCCTTCTCCCTTGCCTCAAACAGCGCCAGACCCGCGCCCGGTCGCGACGGTTGTTCCCGCGCCGATCACCAAGTCAGCAACCAAAACCAAGGACGACCCCCGCAGCCGGCGGGTCGCGATGAGTCCGATCCGCAAGAAGATCGCCGAGCACCTGCTCGCCGCGCGCCAGCAGACCGCCATGCTCACCACCTTCAACGAAGTGAACATGAAACGCCTGCTCGACCTGCGCACCACTCACAAAGAGAGCTTCACCAAGAAGCACGGGGTCAAGCTCGGTTTAATGTCGTTCTTCGTCAAGGCGAGCATCGAGGCCCTCAAGGAATTCGAAGCAGTTAACGGCCGGATCGACGGGAACGACATCGTCTATCAGGATTTCTACGACATTGGCATTGCGGTCGGCGGCAAACGCGGGTTGGTTGTGCCCATTCTGCGCGACGCCAACAATATGAGCTTCGCCGAAATTGAAACGCAGATCCGCGACTTTGGTGAGCGCGCCGGCACCGGCAAATTGGCCCTCGAAGAGATTCAGGGGGGCACCTTCACCATCAGCAACGGCGGGGTTTACGGCTCATTACTCTCAACCCCGATCCTCAATCCGCCACAGAGCGCAGTGCTCGGGATGCACGCCACCCAGGATCGTCCGGTGGTAATCAATGGCGAAATCGTCATCCGGCCGATGATGAATCTAGCGCTCTCCTATGACCACCGCATTATCGACGGTCGCGAAGCGGTCAGCTTTTTGAAACGGATCAAAGCCCTGCTCGAAGATCCCGAAGAGATGCTTTTGGAAATGTGA
- a CDS encoding ABC transporter ATP-binding protein has protein sequence MPVLLQLKQIRKTFPGVVALDDVSCEIKAGEIHTLLGENGAGKSTLMNVLTGFYAPDRGSLEFNGRPIRFTSPRDSLALGIGMVHQHFMLVPAHSVLENILVALQGVPFLFPRRQLRIKIQQTIEEFGLDLNLDTPVWKLSIGAQQWIELIKLLMRDCRLLILDEPTAVLTPQEADKLFSVLQHLKTQGKSVIFISHKMREVMEISDRVTILKKGRSVTTLEKGNFDQNKLAALMIGSDSIPEWQKSLPFSDEIVLEIDKLSVRNDRGLADLDNFDLLLKKGEILGIAGIAGNGQKALAEALTGLTRVDSGRILAAGQDITRSCARSSYIAGIAHIPEDRKAIGIVPDLSLDENLILKNFRARRFRHGVFQSRSAIRQNAAEKIDQFAIKAGPLGSPVRLLSGGNIQKVIIARELSEQPAVLVALYPTRGLDIGSAEYVHKVIADGASNGMSTILISEDLDELYKICDRLAVIFRGRLIGYVDPANASREQIGLMMSGEVPA, from the coding sequence ATGCCTGTACTCTTGCAGCTTAAACAGATCCGTAAGACCTTCCCCGGGGTCGTCGCGCTCGATGACGTCTCCTGTGAGATCAAGGCCGGGGAAATCCATACCCTCTTAGGGGAGAATGGCGCCGGGAAGAGCACCCTGATGAACGTGCTGACCGGGTTTTATGCGCCTGACCGCGGCAGCCTGGAGTTCAATGGCCGACCGATCCGCTTTACCTCACCCCGCGACTCACTGGCCCTCGGCATCGGCATGGTCCACCAGCACTTCATGCTGGTTCCGGCTCACAGCGTACTCGAAAACATTCTGGTCGCCCTGCAAGGGGTACCGTTCCTCTTCCCGCGCCGTCAGTTACGCATCAAAATCCAACAGACCATCGAAGAATTTGGTCTGGATCTCAATCTGGACACCCCGGTGTGGAAACTTTCGATCGGCGCCCAGCAGTGGATCGAACTGATCAAACTCCTGATGCGCGATTGTCGTTTGCTGATTCTGGATGAACCGACCGCCGTCCTCACTCCCCAGGAAGCGGACAAGCTGTTCAGCGTCCTGCAGCACCTTAAAACGCAGGGGAAGAGCGTCATCTTCATTTCACACAAGATGCGTGAGGTGATGGAGATTTCCGATCGCGTGACCATCCTTAAAAAAGGGCGCAGTGTGACCACCCTTGAAAAAGGCAATTTTGATCAAAACAAACTGGCCGCGCTGATGATCGGCAGCGACAGCATCCCCGAATGGCAAAAATCACTCCCCTTCAGCGACGAGATTGTGCTGGAGATCGACAAACTTTCGGTGCGCAATGACCGTGGCCTGGCCGATCTCGACAACTTCGACCTGCTGCTCAAAAAAGGGGAGATTCTCGGCATCGCCGGGATCGCCGGCAACGGCCAGAAGGCCCTCGCCGAAGCGCTGACCGGTCTGACCCGGGTCGACAGCGGCCGGATTCTCGCCGCGGGCCAGGATATCACCCGCAGCTGTGCGCGCAGCAGCTATATTGCCGGCATCGCCCACATCCCCGAAGACCGCAAGGCAATCGGAATCGTGCCTGACCTGAGCCTTGACGAAAACCTGATCCTTAAAAATTTTCGTGCCCGACGCTTTCGTCACGGGGTGTTTCAGAGCCGCAGCGCCATCCGTCAGAACGCCGCAGAGAAGATCGACCAGTTTGCGATCAAGGCCGGCCCACTGGGCAGCCCGGTACGGCTGCTCTCTGGAGGCAACATTCAAAAGGTTATCATCGCACGTGAACTCTCCGAACAACCAGCGGTGCTGGTCGCCCTCTACCCGACCCGCGGGCTCGATATCGGCTCAGCGGAATACGTCCACAAGGTGATCGCCGATGGAGCGAGTAACGGCATGAGCACCATTCTGATTTCGGAAGATCTCGACGAACTCTATAAAATCTGTGATCGCCTGGCGGTGATCTTCCGCGGGCGCCTGATCGGCTATGTCGACCCGGCCAACGCCAGCCGCGAACAGATCGGCCTGATGATGAGCGGCGAGGTGCCAGCATGA
- a CDS encoding ABC transporter permease: MSLHLRIEKREQGTALFRSMAIITSILVALFVAGFLLLFAGVDPAAAYIEILHEALGSVYGLSETLVKTTPLIITGLAVSVAFRMQIWNIGAEGQLYMGACGATWVALFSGLDSSWMLPAMFVAAVIAGGLWASVAGLLRARWQVNEVIVTLLMNYIAILLADYLIFGPWKNPDGFNFPLTAQFGEAARFSEYFGTRLHSGFFLALFCALAIYLLMERTIWGFQVKAIGSNPAAARYAGMNTGLAIFLVLTLSGAIAGIAGFSEVAGLQHRLQHGLSPGYGYTAIIIAWLARRSALGVVIVSFLLGVLLVGGDSLQLSWQLPVAFAYAFQGLILFFLLASDFFINFRLRRVKEETHA, from the coding sequence ATGAGTCTGCACCTGCGCATCGAAAAACGTGAACAGGGGACTGCCCTCTTCCGGAGTATGGCGATCATCACTTCGATCCTGGTCGCCCTGTTTGTCGCCGGGTTTCTCCTCCTCTTTGCCGGGGTCGACCCGGCGGCGGCCTATATTGAGATCCTGCACGAAGCTCTGGGTTCGGTCTATGGCCTCTCTGAGACCCTGGTCAAGACCACGCCCCTGATCATCACCGGTCTGGCGGTCTCGGTGGCCTTCCGCATGCAGATCTGGAATATCGGCGCCGAGGGTCAACTCTACATGGGCGCCTGCGGCGCTACATGGGTTGCGCTCTTTTCGGGACTGGATTCATCATGGATGCTCCCGGCGATGTTTGTCGCCGCCGTTATCGCTGGAGGGCTCTGGGCCTCGGTCGCCGGACTCTTACGCGCCCGCTGGCAGGTCAATGAAGTCATTGTCACCCTGCTGATGAACTACATCGCTATTCTGCTCGCCGATTACCTGATCTTCGGGCCCTGGAAAAATCCCGACGGCTTCAACTTCCCCCTCACCGCACAGTTCGGCGAAGCCGCACGCTTCAGCGAATACTTCGGCACCCGTCTGCACAGCGGATTTTTCCTCGCCCTCTTCTGTGCCCTGGCGATCTACCTGCTGATGGAACGCACGATCTGGGGCTTCCAGGTTAAAGCGATCGGCAGCAACCCGGCCGCGGCGCGTTACGCCGGAATGAACACCGGGCTGGCTATTTTTCTGGTTTTGACCCTTAGCGGCGCCATCGCCGGCATTGCCGGATTCAGCGAAGTCGCCGGCCTCCAACACCGGCTGCAACATGGCCTCTCCCCCGGATACGGCTACACGGCCATCATCATCGCCTGGCTGGCGCGACGTTCTGCACTCGGGGTCGTCATCGTCTCATTTCTCCTCGGGGTACTGCTGGTCGGGGGCGACAGCCTGCAACTCTCATGGCAACTGCCCGTAGCCTTTGCCTATGCCTTTCAGGGACTGATCCTGTTCTTCCTGCTGGCCAGTGACTTTTTTATCAATTTCCGCCTGCGCCGCGTCAAGGAGGAGACCCATGCTTGA
- a CDS encoding DMT family transporter, which translates to MSQKRLIALTALAMIAFAGNSLLCRTALKHTSIDAASFTTSRLISGAIILWLVTRVKHSAQSGRGNWMSSCALFAYAAGFSFAYMSLPTATGALLLFGAVQATMIGYGLFMGERLIKLQIAGLVLAIVGIVGLLLPGITAPPLAASGLMLGAGMAWGIYSIRGKGTGDPTRVTAGNFLRTVPLAVAWSGLTFHASSLDSAGVWYAILSGALASGLGYAIWYTVVPEMKATSASTVQLSVPVIAALGGSALLSEPITLRLALTSIAILGGITLVIRERHNNDAQISN; encoded by the coding sequence ATGTCACAAAAACGCCTTATTGCCCTGACAGCGCTTGCCATGATTGCGTTTGCGGGGAATTCACTACTCTGCCGGACCGCTCTGAAACACACGAGCATCGACGCCGCGAGTTTTACGACAAGCCGGCTCATCTCCGGCGCGATAATCCTGTGGCTGGTGACGCGCGTAAAACATAGCGCCCAGAGTGGTCGCGGTAACTGGATGTCGTCATGTGCGCTGTTTGCCTACGCTGCCGGATTCTCTTTTGCTTATATGAGCCTCCCCACGGCAACCGGCGCCTTGCTGCTCTTTGGCGCAGTACAGGCAACGATGATTGGCTATGGATTGTTCATGGGAGAGCGTCTTATTAAACTGCAAATCGCTGGACTCGTCCTTGCCATCGTCGGGATTGTCGGTCTCCTGCTGCCCGGGATTACCGCACCACCACTGGCGGCTTCCGGCCTGATGTTGGGTGCCGGCATGGCGTGGGGCATCTATTCCATACGCGGTAAAGGAACGGGGGATCCGACGCGAGTAACCGCGGGGAATTTTTTGCGGACGGTTCCTCTTGCGGTGGCATGGAGCGGATTGACATTTCATGCCAGCTCCCTGGACAGCGCCGGGGTTTGGTACGCGATCTTATCGGGTGCCCTGGCATCCGGACTGGGCTACGCCATCTGGTACACTGTCGTACCCGAGATGAAAGCGACGAGTGCCTCGACGGTACAACTCAGCGTTCCGGTCATTGCTGCCCTGGGAGGCAGTGCCCTCCTCTCCGAGCCCATAACCTTGCGCCTGGCATTGACCTCTATCGCGATTCTCGGAGGCATTACCCTCGTAATTCGGGAGAGGCATAACAATGACGCTCAAATATCCAATTAA
- a CDS encoding M23 family metallopeptidase codes for MKSLKKLLLILIVIGLFAAAFTYFRDTAAPLVQLTPGTGPVSNTTPLKLNLSDEGTGLKSLKVEAVQGDKHLLLLSQEFPPQTLNAQIDLLLGDKKLGEGPVTIEVTSGDRSIYHLGKGNSEKVSFNLTYDSRAPIISVLSRTHNFRHGGSGLVIYRLNEEVKTSGLMIGDHFFPGFKQASGNYIVLGCWPWNLKEADFVPRVVARDLAGNERQAGIYYHTIEEKFRHRQINLPDSFLQQKAPEFESLAPGLSDPLEIFLKVNRDVRADNRQKLVELSHNTSPVALWKGAFTRQPGASTLASFADARDYIYHGKKIDHATHLGFDLASVAHAKVIAANSGTVVFADYLGIYGQCVVIDHGLGLQTLYAHMSQLDVTVGDQVHSDQPIGRSGSTGMAGGDHLHFGVFISGIAVQPLEWWDASWVKNNITSKLVQP; via the coding sequence TTGAAATCACTCAAGAAACTGCTCCTGATCCTGATTGTCATCGGCTTGTTTGCCGCCGCCTTCACCTATTTTCGAGACACCGCGGCCCCCTTGGTCCAGTTGACTCCTGGCACTGGACCGGTTTCCAACACGACGCCTCTGAAACTCAACCTCAGCGATGAAGGTACCGGTCTGAAGAGTCTGAAGGTCGAAGCGGTTCAGGGCGATAAGCATCTGCTCCTCCTCAGCCAGGAATTTCCGCCTCAGACCCTGAACGCTCAGATCGATCTTCTGCTGGGCGATAAAAAACTGGGTGAAGGTCCCGTCACCATTGAAGTCACCAGCGGTGACCGTTCGATCTATCATCTCGGAAAAGGAAACAGTGAGAAGGTCAGTTTCAACCTGACCTACGATAGCCGCGCACCAATCATTTCGGTTCTGAGCCGTACGCATAATTTCCGACACGGAGGATCAGGGCTTGTCATCTATCGACTGAATGAAGAGGTTAAAACCTCCGGTCTGATGATTGGTGACCATTTTTTCCCCGGATTCAAGCAAGCTTCAGGAAATTACATCGTCCTCGGCTGCTGGCCCTGGAATTTAAAAGAGGCTGATTTTGTACCGCGGGTCGTGGCTCGTGACCTGGCGGGGAACGAACGACAGGCTGGCATTTACTACCATACGATTGAGGAGAAATTCCGCCACCGTCAGATCAACCTGCCGGACAGCTTTCTGCAACAGAAAGCGCCTGAATTTGAATCCCTGGCCCCGGGTTTAAGCGATCCTCTCGAGATATTTCTCAAGGTCAACCGCGATGTGCGCGCCGACAATCGCCAAAAGCTGGTTGAGCTCTCACACAACACCTCACCAGTTGCCCTCTGGAAAGGCGCATTCACCCGCCAACCAGGGGCCTCGACGCTGGCGTCTTTTGCCGATGCACGTGATTATATCTACCATGGAAAAAAGATTGACCACGCCACCCACCTGGGCTTTGACCTCGCCTCGGTGGCCCACGCCAAAGTCATTGCCGCCAACTCCGGCACGGTTGTCTTTGCGGACTATCTCGGCATCTACGGCCAGTGCGTGGTCATCGATCATGGACTCGGCCTGCAAACACTCTACGCCCACATGAGTCAGCTGGATGTGACCGTGGGTGATCAGGTCCACAGCGACCAACCCATCGGGCGCTCCGGATCCACCGGTATGGCCGGGGGAGATCATCTGCACTTCGGCGTATTTATCTCCGGGATCGCGGTACAGCCGCTCGAATGGTGGGATGCCAGCTGGGTTAAAAACAACATTACCAGCAAACTTGTCCAGCCCTGA
- a CDS encoding ABC transporter permease, whose protein sequence is MLEILLDATVRAGTPILFATLGAIINERAGIINLGIEGLMLIGALSGFAATLASGSLLLGVIAAFCASFAAGSIHALICVQLRGNQIVSGLALTMFGVGVTALFGRGVVGQTIDGFERHAVPLFSQLPLVGKAFFNQDWLIYLSFFLVLLIWFFFYHSRWGLELRTIGENPAAADACGIPVNLYRFLAVAVGSGVVGIGGAYLSLAYTPMWIENMSAGRGWIAVALVIFASWSSVRALFGAYLFGGITAMQLRFQAMGTTVSAHILQMLPYVFTIVVLVISTRRLQKGASQQPGNLGLPYDREDRK, encoded by the coding sequence ATGCTTGAGATCCTGCTTGATGCCACGGTACGTGCCGGCACCCCAATTCTGTTTGCCACCTTAGGTGCCATCATCAACGAACGCGCCGGGATCATTAACCTGGGAATCGAAGGATTGATGCTAATCGGCGCTTTAAGCGGCTTCGCCGCGACTCTCGCCAGCGGTAGCCTGCTGTTAGGGGTGATCGCCGCCTTTTGCGCCTCCTTCGCCGCCGGCAGCATCCACGCCCTGATCTGCGTCCAGCTGCGCGGCAACCAGATTGTCAGCGGCCTCGCCCTGACCATGTTCGGCGTCGGAGTCACCGCCCTCTTCGGCCGCGGCGTCGTCGGCCAGACCATCGACGGCTTTGAACGCCATGCCGTACCGCTGTTTTCGCAGCTGCCGCTGGTCGGCAAGGCCTTTTTTAATCAGGACTGGCTGATCTATCTCAGCTTTTTCTTGGTGCTTCTGATCTGGTTCTTTTTCTACCACAGCCGCTGGGGCCTGGAACTGCGCACTATCGGTGAAAACCCGGCAGCGGCCGACGCCTGCGGAATTCCGGTCAACCTCTACCGTTTTCTGGCGGTCGCCGTCGGCAGCGGCGTGGTCGGCATCGGCGGTGCCTATCTTAGCTTGGCCTACACCCCGATGTGGATCGAAAATATGTCGGCCGGCCGTGGCTGGATCGCCGTCGCACTGGTTATTTTTGCCAGCTGGTCGAGTGTCCGCGCCCTGTTCGGCGCCTACCTGTTCGGCGGTATCACTGCCATGCAGCTGCGCTTTCAGGCGATGGGCACCACCGTCAGCGCCCATATTCTGCAGATGCTTCCCTATGTGTTCACCATCGTCGTGCTGGTCATTTCAACCCGCCGCCTGCAAAAAGGCGCCAGCCAGCAGCCCGGCAACCTCGGCCTGCCCTATGATCGCGAGGACCGCAAATGA
- the lpdA gene encoding dihydrolipoyl dehydrogenase encodes MSDKIYDLLIIGAGPGGYVAAIRGAQLGFKVAVIEKRTTLGGVCLNEGCIPSKALLESSEQLYKMNHDLDAHGISCSNVSFDLQKLMARKDQIVTKLTGGIAGLFKKHKIDSFTGQAKILAPKDDLQQVEISGDATLSLQAKRLLLATGSEAIQLPHLPFNGKTIISAREALTLPKVPKKMLVVGGGVIGLEMGSVWSRLGAAVTIVEMLPQLVPGTDPQMAKLLQRSLTKQGLEIRLETKVESADKAGQGYKVKLSSAKGDETVDCDLILVATGRRPQTAALGLEAVGLEPNKQGFLEVDENYQTSAPGIFAIGDLIPGPMLAHKASDEGVVCVERMAGQHASLNYNAIPAVTYTHPEVASVGRSEAGLTADGISFAAGKFYFAASGRALAMEDSEGFIKVLADPETGRIHGIHIIGPHASELIAEATTVINFGGSVHDMAVTCHAHPTLAEALREAALAVTKEAIHA; translated from the coding sequence ATGAGTGATAAAATTTATGATCTGCTGATAATTGGAGCGGGTCCCGGCGGTTATGTCGCGGCGATCCGCGGCGCACAGCTCGGATTCAAGGTCGCCGTGATTGAAAAGCGCACGACTCTGGGTGGCGTCTGCCTGAATGAAGGCTGTATCCCGAGCAAGGCCTTGCTTGAATCAAGTGAACAGCTCTACAAAATGAACCACGATCTTGATGCCCACGGGATCAGTTGCAGCAATGTCAGTTTCGACCTGCAAAAGCTCATGGCACGCAAAGATCAGATCGTTACCAAGCTGACCGGCGGCATAGCCGGTCTGTTCAAGAAGCACAAGATCGACAGTTTTACGGGTCAGGCTAAAATTCTGGCGCCAAAGGATGACCTGCAGCAGGTCGAGATCAGTGGCGATGCAACCCTGAGCCTGCAAGCCAAACGTCTGCTATTGGCCACAGGCAGTGAGGCGATTCAGCTGCCGCACCTCCCTTTCAATGGTAAAACGATCATCTCGGCGCGCGAAGCCCTGACACTTCCAAAAGTACCAAAAAAGATGCTGGTGGTTGGTGGGGGCGTGATCGGGCTCGAAATGGGTTCAGTCTGGAGCCGCCTCGGCGCGGCAGTGACCATCGTCGAGATGCTCCCGCAACTGGTGCCGGGCACCGATCCGCAAATGGCCAAACTGCTGCAGCGCAGCTTGACAAAGCAAGGTCTTGAGATTCGCCTTGAAACCAAAGTCGAATCCGCGGATAAGGCCGGCCAAGGCTATAAGGTCAAACTGAGCAGTGCCAAGGGGGACGAGACTGTCGACTGCGACCTGATTCTGGTCGCAACCGGGCGCAGACCACAGACCGCAGCTCTGGGGCTCGAAGCAGTAGGGCTTGAGCCCAACAAGCAGGGGTTTCTTGAGGTCGATGAGAACTATCAGACCAGCGCCCCTGGCATCTTTGCCATCGGCGATCTGATCCCTGGTCCGATGCTGGCGCACAAGGCCAGCGATGAAGGTGTGGTCTGTGTCGAGCGCATGGCCGGACAACACGCCAGCCTCAATTACAACGCTATACCGGCGGTCACCTACACCCACCCCGAAGTCGCCAGCGTCGGGCGTAGCGAAGCGGGCCTAACCGCTGACGGCATTTCTTTTGCTGCCGGCAAGTTCTATTTTGCCGCCAGTGGCCGGGCCCTGGCGATGGAGGATAGCGAAGGGTTCATCAAGGTTCTGGCTGATCCCGAAACCGGGCGCATCCACGGCATTCATATTATCGGCCCTCACGCCTCCGAGCTGATCGCCGAAGCGACCACCGTGATTAATTTCGGCGGCAGCGTGCACGATATGGCGGTCACCTGCCACGCCCATCCGACTCTGGCTGAAGCCTTGCGCGAGGCGGCACTTGCCGTGACCAAAGAGGCGATTCACGCCTGA